The sequence GGATTCTGCTCACACAGGTGATACAGCGCCTCGGCCAGCTCCTGGCCGGCATGGCTGCGGTCGCGAAACAGATAGGATTCAGACGTGAACGCGCGCATGGCTCACTCTCCGAACGGGTAGGTATCCGGAACGATTTCGTCGTCGATCTGCTGAGGGCCGATAGGCGTCACCGCGGTGGTCTGCTCCAGCCAGATCAAGGCGTCGAACTGTTCGGACAGTATGGCCTGGAAATAGTGACTCTGGCGTTCGGTGGCCGGCCGGTAGATGACACCGATCGCGCGTTCCAGGCGTGGTCTGGCCAATGCCTGGCGCAACGACGTTTCGTTTCGCCAGCTGGTCAGTGATGCCGCGATGCCGGTCCGCAGGAACAGGTTTTCCCAGCTGTCCGGACGGGAGGGGCGGACCTGCTTGATCTGCATGGGCTCATCCCAGTTGTCCGCCGCTGCCACCTCGCCGCGGTCGGTGGCCATGCCGATGAGCACGGCGTCGCTGCCGAAGGCGGTCCGGCATAGCTCGCCGATGTTGAATTCGCCGCCCCAGCCCATGGACGTCGATGCCGCGTTGCCGATATGCGAGTTGTGCGCCCATACGATGGCCTTGGCATCGTCGCCGCGATGCTCCAGCAGCGCGCGCAGGGTATCGAACATGTGTCGGTCGCGAAGATTCCACGACTCGGCGGATCCCTGGTACATGGCGCGGTAATACTGCTCGGCGGCCATCACGACGCGGGCGTTGCGCTCGGCGTTGAAGAAGCTGCCACCGTCTCGCTCCAGATAGCGCAGCCGCTGGTCGAGCAGCGCGCGCAACTGCTCGACTACCTGGTCTTCACAGGAGGGCTCGCCGAGCATCACCTTGTGGCCATAAACCGCCGGCTCTTCATGCCAAGGGCTCAGGCAGCCGTAGCGGCGGCGCGCGGCGCTGGCAGCCTGCGGATCGACGCGGTCCAGATAATCCAGCACTTCACGGATCGAAGAGCCGAGGCTGTAGACGTCCAGGCCACGAAACTCTGCGCGCCGCTCGGGCGCCAGCCCCTCGTTGTGACTGCGCAGCCAACTGGCGAAGTCGGCGACTTCCCGGTTGCGCCACATCCAGGTCGGGAAACGCTTGAAGCCTTCTTCGACCCAGGTCGGCGGTTGCTGGTGACGCACGTACCGGTCGATCTTCGCCGCATCCGGCCAATCCGCCTCGGCGGCGATGATGTTGAATCCGTGGCGCTCGACCAGTCGTCGGGTAATTTGCGCGCGAGCGCGATAGAACTCGGAAGTGCCGTGGCTGGCCTCGCCGATCAGCACCACCCGTGCGTCGGCGAACTGGTCGAAGTGCTCGGCGAACAGCGGGTCGTCCAGCGCCGGTAATGGTGTGGCGTGGTGGCGCAGCAGCTCGAGCAGTTGTTCATCGCTGGTTTCGGTAGGGCGTTGGCGTGATCGGATCATGGCCGCGTCTCCTGGTCTGCTCTTACCGATGACCGACGCTGGATGCCCCTGTTCAGACCGTTCGGCAGGTCGTCCGAACAAGCGTAAGCGGCAGAACTGAACCCGACGGGCTAGTCTCTAAGCAAGGCGACGTCGATATCGGCAAACGAATTTTGCCGAAGGCGCTAGAACAAGGGGGTAGTCATGACGACCTGGATCATCGCGTACAGCAAAGACGGCAATACATCCATCATCAGGACCGAGTCCGATCACCAGCCGGATATAGACGAGGCAGTAGCGCTGGTTACGCAAAAGGCGGAACAGGAGTTTGCCGGAGAGGAAGATGCCTACGAGCATGATCCGGATATCGAGGAAACGCCGGCAACCCGTCTGGCCGAGCGCTTCGGCATCACCGTAACCGGAATCTCCCAGGCCTGATTGCCGATCAGGTCACCTGCCACACCTCACCATCTCCAACCACGAACAGACGCCGACCCGGGTTGGCGTCGACCTCCAGCATGCCGGTGAAGCCGCCGAAGGCGGGCAGCAGGCTCAGCCGCTCGCCAATGCAGAAGCAGGGCAGGCGCAACGACTGGCGCCCGCGTCCGTTCAGGCGAAATGCCGGATGCAGATGGCCCGCGAGAACGTGGTGGGTGGGGTGCGGATCGGGTTCGTGCTGCAAGGCGAACGGGCCTAGCAGCAGCGGCTCGGGGACGACGGTCATGCCCAGCGTAACGGGCGGGTCACCGGCTCGGCGGTCGTGATTGCCACGGATAAGTGTGATCGCCAGCGAGGCGTGATCGGCCCGCCATTGATGCAGCCGAGCCAGAACAGCCGGTGTCTGGGATTCGGGCGCGTGCAGGAAGTCGCCAAGGAAAATCAGCTGGCGGCAGCTGTAGCGCGCCAATAACAGGTCCAGACGTAGCAGATTGCTTTGCGTGGTGCCGTGCGGCACCGGTTGGCCGAGCCGGCGGTAAGCGGCCGCTTTGCCGAAATGGATATCGGCCACCAGCAGCGCCTGTTGGTCCGGCCAGTAGATGGCTTTGTCGCCGAGCAGCCATAGCTCGGTCTGTTCCAGTTCGATGGCCAGGTGCGAAGTCATGGCGGCATTTTATCGTGCGCGGGTGATGGTTCCCATGTCAGGTATCGGACCAGTCTCGACAACGGCCTGGCATTGGCTGCCTTCTGATGTTGTGGGAGGCCCGCCCCGGGGCGAAGCTTTTGCTTTGGAGGGGGGTAGAAGATCTGCTTTCGCCGCGAGGGCGCGCCTCCCACGGGCCGTGGTGCGCCGTTGCTCTTCGTGGGAGGTACGCCTCGGGGCGAAGCGGTTAGGGTTTCCGCTTTTTCAAGCGCGGCGTGCCGTCCTTGGTGGCGCGGGGTTTTCGTTTGGGGGCGGTTTCGCGTTCGACCGCAATGTTGGCGTCCGCTTCCGGCTGGTAGCCGCCGGGCCCGGCGGCCTTGTCTAGGTCGGCGACCATGCGGCGGATGCGGTCGGCCAGTTTTTCCGAGGTCATGCTTTCGCGGAAGCGCTCGACCATCAATGGGAAGGCCAGCGGCGTGGTGCGTTTGACGACATGTACGTCTAGCTGACGTTGCTGCAAACGGCTCAGGGTCTGCTCCAGGCGCTCGACCTCCAGCTCCTGGCGCAGCACTTCTTCCTCGGCCTGGGTCAGCAGCAGGTTGGCCGGGTCGTACTGGCGGAATACGTCGAAGAACAGCCCGCTGGAGGCCTGCAGCTGCCGCGCGCTTTTTTGCGCACCGGGGTAGCCGGAAAACACCAGCCCGGCGATGCGCGCGATCTCGCGGAAGCGCCGACGGGCCAGCTCTCCGGCGTTGAGGCTGGCGAGCACGTCGTGCAGCAGGTCGTCCCGGGTGAACAGCGCCGGCGTCAGCCACTGCAGCCAATCCACTTCGGTCGCCGAGAGCAGTTCGAAACCGTAGTCGTTGACCGCGATGGAAAAGGTCAGCGGCTGTCGTTGGCCCATCCGCCACGCCAGCAGGCTGGCCAGGCCCAGGTGCACGTGGCGGCCGGCGAAGGGGTAGAGGAACAGATGCCAGCCCTCGCGCGACTTCATCACCTCGGCCAGCAGCGTGGTTTCGGTGGGCAGCGCCGACCAGTCCAGTTGTACTCGTAGCAGCGGCTCGACCAGTTGCATCTCGGCGCTCTCGAACCGGCCACGCGACGCCGCACCGAGCTGCTCGACCACCGCATCGGCCAGTTCGCTCGATAGCGGCATGCGCCCGCCATTCCAGCGCGGCACGGCGGCCTTCCTGCCGGTGGCGCGGCTGACGTAGGCGGTCATGTTCTCGACCCGCACCAGCTCCAGCAGCCGGCCGCCGAAGAGGAAGTTGTCACCGGGGCGCAATCGGGCAATGAAGCCTTCCTCGATGGTGCCTAGCGAGCGACCGCTGCCGCCCTTGGCCCAGAATTTCACCGTCAGGCTGGCGTCGCTGACGATGGTACCGATGCTCATGCGATGGCGCAGGGCGACGCGGCGGCTGGGGACCGTCCACAGCCCGGTCTCGTCCGGCTCGACGCGCTGGTAGTCCGGATAGGCCGTCAGTGAATGCCCGCCGTGGCGGACAAAGGCCAGTGCCCATTGCCAGTGGTCCTCGGTGAGATCGCGATACGACCAGGCCTGACGCACTTCGGCGAACAGCTCATCGGGCCGAAAGCCGCCGCCCAGCGCCATGCTGACCAGGTGCTGCACCAATACATCGAGCGGACGATGCGGTGCGCTGCGGGCTTCGATACGGCGTTCGGCGATGGCCACCTGGGCGGCGGCGGCTTCCACCACTTCGAAACTGTGCGTCGGCACCAGCGTGACCCGCGAGGTCCGACCGGGCGCATGTCCGGAGCGGCCCGCGCGTTGCATCAGCCGCGCCACACCTTTCGGCGAGCCGATCTGCAGCACCCGCTCGACCGGCAGGAAGTCGACCCCGAGATCGAGGCTCGAAGTGCAGACCACGGCCTTCAGCGCGCCTTGCTTGAGGCCCAGTTCGACCCAGTCGCGTACCTCCCGCGCCAGCGAGCCGTGGTGCAGGGCGATGAGTCCGGCCCAGTCGGGACGCGTTTCGAGAATCGCCTGGTACCAGATTTCCGACTGCGACCGGGTGTTGGTGAAGACCAGCGTGGTGGCGGCCGAGTCGATCTCCTCGACCACCTGCGGCAGCATGCGCAGCCCGAGATGACCGGCCCAGGGGAAGCGCTCGATACTTGGCGGCAACAGCGTGTCGACGCGCAGGTCCTTGTCGACCTTGCCTTGCACCAGCTTGCCGTCGCCGGGGTATAGCAGCACGTCCAATGCGTGAGGCTGATTGCCCAGGGTGGCCGACAGGCCCCAGATAATCAGCTCCGGCATCCACTGGCGTAGCCGCGCCAGCGCCAGTTGCAACTGCACGCCACGCTTGTTGCCCAGCAATTCGTGCCACTCATCCACGACCAGCATGCGCAGGCCGGCGAATGCCTGGCGTGCGTCGGCGCGGGTAAGCAGCAGGGTGAGGCTTTCCGGCGTGGTGACCAGTGCGGACGGCAACCTCCGACCCTGGCGCGCCCGCTCGGCACCACTGGTATCGCCGGTGCGTAGTCCGATGCTCCAGTTGACGCCGAGATCATCCAGCGGGGCCTGCAGGGCGCGGGCCGTGTCGGCCGCCAGGGCGCGCATGGGGGTGATCCAGAGGACGGTGAGTGGTGCCTGTTTGTCTGAAAGTTTGACAGGCGTCTGCGGAGCCTTCGCGGGCAAGCCCGCTCCTACAGAAGCGAAACGATCGAGCGCGCCCAGCCAGACGGCGTAGGTCTTGCCCGAGCCTGTGGTGGCGTGAAGCAGGCCGGATTCGCCTTGGTCGACCGCTTGCCAGACTTCGCGTTGAAAGGGAAAGGGCTGCCAACCCCGACTGGCGAACCAGCGTTCGCTCAGGAGGCCGGGTGCGTCATTCATTGGCCAGCCTCTTGGAGGTGGGCCACGCGCGTATACCCGCTAGCAGCGCGTGTCGCCTGGCACACCGTGCCCGTTCGCGGTCGAGACCGCTCCCACGGTGGGTGTGGATTGCTCGGCCTGTGGGAGCGGTCTTGACCGCGAAAAAGAGGCTGCCCGTGCCTACCGAGTCGGGCTCGGCGCTTATGCCAGCGGCTCTGTCCGCTCGCGTTCTCCGCGTAGCAACAGCTGTCGCTATGCCCCGTGCCCGTTCGCGGTCGAGACCGCTCCCACGGTGGGTGTGGATTGCTCGGCCTGTGGGAGCGGTCTTGACCGCGAAAAAGAGGCTGCCCGTGCCTACAGAGTCCAGATCGCCGCTTATGCCAGCTGCTCTGTTCGGTCCTGTTCTTCGCATAGCAACAGTCATCCCCATGCTCCGTGCTTATTCGCGGTCGAGACCGCTCCCACGGGGTATGTGGACTGCTCGGCCTGTAGGAGCGGTCTTGACCGCTAAAAGAAGGCTGCTCATGTCTACGGAGTTCGGACCAACGCTTATGCCAGGGGAATGCTCTGCCGGTCATCCCAACAATTCCTTTAGCGTTTCCAGCGTGTCGGCTTCATCCACCGGTTTGTCGAGGCGCCAGCGCAGCATGCGCGGGAAGCGCACGGCGATGCCGCTCTTGTGGCGGCTGCTGGCGGCGATGCCTTCGAAGCCGAGTTCGAACACCAGCGTCGGGGTCACGCTGCGGACCGGGCCGAATTTTTCCACGGTGGTCTTGCGCACGATGGCGTCGACCTTGCGCATCTCCTCGTCGGTCAGCCCGGAATAGGCCTTGGCGAAGGGCACCAGCTTGCGCTCGGGATCGCCCGGTTCGCCGTCCCATACCGCAAAGGTGTAGTCGGTGTAGAGGCTGGCGCGGCGGCCGTGGCCGCGCTGGGCGTAGATCAGCACGGCGTCGACGGAGTACGGATCAATCTTCCACTTCCACCAGACGCCGACATCCTTGGTCCGGCCGACTCCGTACTGGGCGGCGCGTGCCTTGATCATCATGCCTTCGACGCCGCGCGCCCGAGACGCCTCGCGCTGTTGCGCCAGATCGGCCCAATCATGACCGGTCACCAGTGGCGAGAGCATCAGTCGCGGGTTGGGGCAGTTGGCGACCACCTTTTCGAGCTGCTGCCGGCGCTCACGGTGTTCACGTTGGCGCCAATCGTCGCCCTGCCACTCCAGCAGGTCATAGGCGAGGACGGCCACGGGCGCGTCCTGAAGGACCTTGGAGGTCAGATTCTTGCGACCGATACGCTGCTGCAGCAGGGCGAAAGGCTGTACGCCAAAGCGTTCGGTGTCTCCCGCAACATCGCCATTCGGCTGCTCGAAAAGTTCTGTCGCGGGCTCGCCGGGTGCGTGCTTCCAGACCAGGATCTCGCCGTCGATCACCGTGCCGTCCGGCAGGCAGCCGGCCAGTTCGCAGAGTTCCGGGAAGCGCTCGCTGACCAGTTCCTCGCCGCGCGACCAGACCCAGATCTGCCCGTCGCGCTTGACCAGCTGGGCGCGAATGCCGTCCCACTTCCATTCGATGAACCAATTGTCCGGCGCGCCGAGCAGCGTATCGAACTCTTCCACCGGCTCCTGCAACGGGTGGGCGAGAAAGAACGGGTAGGGCTGGCCGCCGCGCTGGGCATGCTCGTGTTCGGATTCGTCGGCTATCAGTGCACGGTAGCCCTCGGCGCTCGGACGGTGCGACAGATCGGTGTAGCCCACCAGCCGCTGCGCCACGCGCTTGGGGTCCAGATCGACCAGCGAGGCCAGCGCCCGCGTCACCAGGAGTTTCGATACGCCGACGCGAAAAGCGCCGGTGATCAGCTTGATGCAGACCATCAGGCTCAGCCGATCCAGCTCGGCCCAGAGTGCAGGAAGACGTTCGGCCAGCTCTTCCGGTGGCAGGCCGCGCAGGGGCAGCAGTTTGTCCTGCATCCACACGGCCAGCCCGTCGTCCGAGCTGTGTTCGGCCTCGGGCATCAACAGCGAGATGGTTTCGGCCATGTCGCCGACCGCCTGGTAGCTCTCCTCGAACAGCCACTCCGGCAAGCCCGAGGCCTGCATGGCGGTTTCGCGCAGCACGCGGGTCGGCACCAACTGACGCGGTCGGCCGCCGGCGAGGAAGTACACCGCCCAGGCGGCATCGGCCGGATCGGCGTCGCGAAAATAGTCGCGCATGGCAGCGAGCTTGGCGTTGCTCGAGGTGGTGGCGTCGAGGCGGCTGTAGAGGGTGGCGAAGGCTTTCATATCCAGGCACCTGCAACTACGAAAGCCTTTTCGCAAGCGAGCTTGCTGCTACAGGGGTGGCGTCGTGCTTCGGTGTAGGCGCGATTCGGTAGGCGCCAGCGCGTTGCTGAAGCCGGTGACTGCGGGTCGCGAGCAAAGCCGCTCCCACTGGAGATCGATGCGTAATAAGGCATCATTCGGCCTCCTGAGTGGCATCGTCCTCTTCACCGTATTCGGTCTCGAAGGCCTGGGCATCGAGGCCGCGCATTTCGCGCAGGTAGCGCACCAGCACCGGGACCGAGCCGTGGGTCACCATCACCCGCTCGGCGCCGGTCTGCTCGATGGCCCAGAGCAGGCCGGGCCAGTCGGCGTGGTCGGAGAGCACGAAACCTCGGTCGACGCCACGCCGCCTTCGTGTGCCGCGTAGCATCATCCAGCCGCTGGCGAAGGCGTCGGCATAGTCGCCGAACCTCCGCATCCAGGTGCTGCCGCCCGCCGACGGCGGGGCGAGGATGATGGCCTGCTTCAGGCGCGGGTCGCCTTTTTTCAGGTCGCCGGCATAGACGGTCGGGGGCAGGTAGATGCCGCCTTCGCGGTAGACCTTGTTCAGCGGTTCGACCGCACCATGGACGACGATGGTGCCGATGCTTTCATCGAGCCCGTGCAGGATGCGCTGCGCCTTGCCGAAGGCGTAGCAGAACAGCACGCTGGCGCGCCCGGCCGCGGCGTTGGCGCGCCACCAGTCGTTGATTTCGCGGAACACCTCGGCCTGCGACGGCCATTTGTAGATCGGCAGGCCAAAAGTCGATTCGGTAATGAAGGTGTGGCAGCGCACCGGCTCGAAGGGCGCGCAGGTGCCGTCCGGCTCGACCTTGTAGTCACCCGACGCGACCCAGACCTCACCCTTGTATTCCAGCCGCACCTGCGCCGAGCCGAGCACATGGCCGGCGGGGTGGAAGCTGAGCCTTACGCCGTGATGCTCGATGGATTCACCATAGGCCAGCGTCTGCAGCGGCATGTCGGCGGCGATGCGTGAGCGCAGGATGCCTTCGCTGTCGCGGGAGGCCAGGTAGTGGCCCATGCCCCAGCGCGCATGGTCGCCGTGGGCATGGGTGATGACGGCTCGGTCTACCGGGCGCCAGGGATCGATGTAGAAATCACCGGGCGGGCAGTAGAGGCCTTCGGGGCGGGCAACGACGAGGTCCATGGATACAGGCACTTTACGGGCTTGTAGGGTTGGAGCACGGCGCAGCGCTGCGAGTTCGCTTGGGCGAGTGGTGCGCCTTGGCGAAGCCCGCTCCGGGCGAAGCTTTTGCGTCAGATGGGGCAGTAGACCCTGCATTCGCCGCGAAGGCGCGCCTCCACGGGGCGGGGGCCATTGCTCTGACGGGTGGGGTGGGTGGCGTCCCGCTGCGGTCCGCCAAACACTGGATGCGGCTATCAATCCACCAGTTTCAGATGCGAGGTATCCGGCGGTGGCACGTCGCTGGCGCGGCGGCGCTCGCTCATGTCGCTGCCCACCGGCGCCAGGCTGAACTGCGAGAGATCCACTGCCGGGGGCACGGCTTCGGGACGGGCGTCCTGCAGGTCGGCACCCGCTGGGGCGATGCCGAAATCGGGCGCCTGGACGTCGACGAAGGCCGCCATATATTCGTCGCGTGGGGCGACCTGCAGGGGTTTGCGCGCCGCACCGTCCGGCATGGCTGTCGGTGCTGCTGCGGGCTCCTGCGCAGGCGGCGGGGCGAGTTCGATTTCCTCGACTTCCACCGGCATCGGCCGGACCTCGGCGATGGCGCCGGCGCGCGCCATGGCCTGGCGGTACTTCTCGACGCTGGCATGGTCGAGGTCCTGCTTGATCACGATGCGCCGGCCGGAGAACAGCACCGCGATCCGCTGGGCGTCGGCCTGGAACAGACGAGCCAGATTGGCCTCGACCTGCTCGAGGGTGGCGCCTGGGGCGAGCTCACCGGAAAACGAGATCTCGTAGCGGCTCATGATTCTGGGTCCTTTGTCTGGGCAGCGGCGATTCGGTGATCATAGTGGCTGCGATGGGTGCATGAAAGTCCGCTTCGTTAGCCGCGTCACGCCTTCGGCAAACGGCGCACACGAACGCGGACGACCGAAGCTATCGCTGTCCGGCGTCAGCTCCTCGATGGCTGGCTGGGCGATAATGCGGCCCCGGCGATTGCCTGCTCAACCTGCTAACCCAAGGATCGCGAACATGGTGGTATTCGAAATCAAGCCCCTCAATCCCGAGGCCTATCGGCAACAGACGCGTCGCAGCACGCTGGTGGTAGTGGCGACCTTCGCGGTGCTGGCGATGGGGCTGGCCACGCTGGCCGTCGCGCTGTTCGGCGAGCCGGGCGCGGACAACCTGCGCTGGAACATCGTAGGTGTCGTGCTCGGGTTGCTGCTGACCGCCGCGCTGGTGCGCTTCGTCTATTGGACAAAGCCCTGGATGGCCAGCGCCGCCTACGGTTGGAAACTCAAACGCAGCCTGATGAGCGTGACCAACCTCATGCACCACGTGACGGCGGGGGTAGAGGCGGGCGATCCCGCGGCGATCAAGCTGCTGCGCTTCTATCACCTCGGCCTGACACAGATGCATCAGCTCGATGGCAACAGTGCGTCGCTTGGAGAGGTGCAACGTGACATCGACCGGCACCGCGACCTGATGGAAGCACGTGGGCTGGACCCCGATCAGCGCGCCCTGGATGACGCCTGGCTGGGCTCGGTGAGGCGTTTCGCCGCGCTGAAATAGCGCAGGCGCCCCGCGCGGTCGCTGTTTCGTCGTGCCTCGGCCCGGCGGGCTCGTTCCGCGCCGGGTTCAGGCCCCGCGGTGGCGGCCCGTGCATGCGTCAATACCTGCGCGTTGCGCTCGCATATGACTGGTTGCAAGCCCGCGGAATATCCATACTCAGCAGCTGTTCGAGCCGGCCCACGCCGGCTTCGGTGGTTCGCTCAGCCTCAGGCCAAGGAATATCCAAACGATGAAACCGCTGTATCTGCTTGGCCTGATGGCCGGCCTGTCCCTGCAATCGATTGCCGCCGAGCCTCCATCCCCTTTGCTGGACGACAAACCGGCCTTCATCGCCAGCCTCATCGAGAAGATGACGCTGGATGAGAAGATCGGCCAGCTGCGCCTGATCAGTATCGGTGGCGACATGCCGCGCGAGCGCATTCTCGAGGAGCTGGCTGCCGGCCGCATTGGCGGCACCTTCAATACCGTCACTCGAGGGGACAACCGGCCGATGCAGGAAGCGGCGTTGCGCAGCCGGCTTCACATTCCGATCTTCTTCGCCTACGACGTGGTGCACGGGCACCGGACCATTTTCCCCATCGGCCTGGGCCTGGCGTCGAGCTGGGATCTGGAGGCCATCGCCACCAGCGGTCGCGTGCAAGCCATCGAAGCCAGCGCCGACGGGCTGGACATGACCTTTGCGCCGATGGTCGACATCTCCCGCGATCCTCGCTGGGGGCGGACATCCGAAGGCTTCGGCGAAGACCCTTACCTGGTGTCGCAGATCGCTCGTACCATGGTTCAGGGCTATCAGGGCAAATCACCGGCCGCGGCGGACAGCGTGACCGCGAGCGTCAAGCATTTCGCGCTCTATGGTGCGGTGGAAGGCGGCCGTGACTACAACGTGGTGGACATGAGCCCGATGCGCATGCACCAGGACTTCCTGCCACCGTATCGCGCAGCCATCGATGCGGGGGCGGGCGGCGTGATGGTCGCGCTGAACTCGATCAACGGCGTGCCGGCCAGCGCCAATACCTGGCTGTTGCAGGATCTGCTGCGGCGCGACTGGGGCTTCAAGGGCGTCGCGCTCAGCGACCATGGCGCGATCAGCGAGCTGATTCGCCATGGCGTGGCCAAGGACGGACGCGAGGCGGCGCGGCTGGCGATCAAGGCCGGCATCGACATGAGCATGGCCGACTCGCTGTATCTGCAGGAGCTGCCGGGGCTGGTGAATTCGGGCGAAGTCGGTATCGGCGAGATCGATGCGGCGGTGCGCGAGGTGCTGGGTGTGAAGTACGACATGGGGCTGTTCCATGATCCGTTCCGCCGCATCGGCTCGGCGAAGGATGACCCTGTCGACGTCAACGCCGAGAGCCGCCTGCACCGCAAGGCCGCCAGGGAAGTGGCGCGCCAGTCGCTGGTGCTGCTGGAAAACCACGACCGCACGCTGCCGCTGGCCAAGCGCGGGACCATCGCGCTGGTCGGCCCGCTGGCCGATTCGCCGATCGACATGTTGGGCAGCTGGTCCGCCGCCGGCGTCGCCAAGCAGTCCGTGACGCTGCGTCAGGGCATGCTCGACGCGCTGGGCTCGAACGCCGAGCTGAGCTATGCACGAGGCGCCAACATCACCGATGACAAACACATGGTCGACTACCTGAACTTCCTCAACTGGGACAACCCGGAGGTGGTGCAGGACCCGCGCTCGCCGGCGGACATGATCGCCGAGGCGGTGGCTGTGGCCGAGCGCGCCGATGTCATCGTCGCCGCGGTGGGCGAATCTCGGGGCATGTCCCACGAGGCCTCGAGCCGCACCAGTCTGCAGATTCCCGAGAGCCAGCAGGCGCTGCTGAGGGCGCTGAAAAAGACCGGCAAGCCGCTGGTGCTGGTGCTGATGAACGGCCGCCCGTTGGATCTGAACTGGGCCAAGGCGAACGCCGATGCGATCCTGGAAACCTGGTTCAGCGGCACCGAAGGCGGGCACGCCATTGCCGACGTGCTGTTCGGCGACTACA comes from Stutzerimonas stutzeri and encodes:
- a CDS encoding erythromycin esterase family protein, whose amino-acid sequence is MIRSRQRPTETSDEQLLELLRHHATPLPALDDPLFAEHFDQFADARVVLIGEASHGTSEFYRARAQITRRLVERHGFNIIAAEADWPDAAKIDRYVRHQQPPTWVEEGFKRFPTWMWRNREVADFASWLRSHNEGLAPERRAEFRGLDVYSLGSSIREVLDYLDRVDPQAASAARRRYGCLSPWHEEPAVYGHKVMLGEPSCEDQVVEQLRALLDQRLRYLERDGGSFFNAERNARVVMAAEQYYRAMYQGSAESWNLRDRHMFDTLRALLEHRGDDAKAIVWAHNSHIGNAASTSMGWGGEFNIGELCRTAFGSDAVLIGMATDRGEVAAADNWDEPMQIKQVRPSRPDSWENLFLRTGIAASLTSWRNETSLRQALARPRLERAIGVIYRPATERQSHYFQAILSEQFDALIWLEQTTAVTPIGPQQIDDEIVPDTYPFGE
- the pdeM gene encoding ligase-associated DNA damage response endonuclease PdeM — protein: MTSHLAIELEQTELWLLGDKAIYWPDQQALLVADIHFGKAAAYRRLGQPVPHGTTQSNLLRLDLLLARYSCRQLIFLGDFLHAPESQTPAVLARLHQWRADHASLAITLIRGNHDRRAGDPPVTLGMTVVPEPLLLGPFALQHEPDPHPTHHVLAGHLHPAFRLNGRGRQSLRLPCFCIGERLSLLPAFGGFTGMLEVDANPGRRLFVVGDGEVWQVT
- a CDS encoding ligase-associated DNA damage response DEXH box helicase, producing the protein MNDAPGLLSERWFASRGWQPFPFQREVWQAVDQGESGLLHATTGSGKTYAVWLGALDRFASVGAGLPAKAPQTPVKLSDKQAPLTVLWITPMRALAADTARALQAPLDDLGVNWSIGLRTGDTSGAERARQGRRLPSALVTTPESLTLLLTRADARQAFAGLRMLVVDEWHELLGNKRGVQLQLALARLRQWMPELIIWGLSATLGNQPHALDVLLYPGDGKLVQGKVDKDLRVDTLLPPSIERFPWAGHLGLRMLPQVVEEIDSAATTLVFTNTRSQSEIWYQAILETRPDWAGLIALHHGSLAREVRDWVELGLKQGALKAVVCTSSLDLGVDFLPVERVLQIGSPKGVARLMQRAGRSGHAPGRTSRVTLVPTHSFEVVEAAAAQVAIAERRIEARSAPHRPLDVLVQHLVSMALGGGFRPDELFAEVRQAWSYRDLTEDHWQWALAFVRHGGHSLTAYPDYQRVEPDETGLWTVPSRRVALRHRMSIGTIVSDASLTVKFWAKGGSGRSLGTIEEGFIARLRPGDNFLFGGRLLELVRVENMTAYVSRATGRKAAVPRWNGGRMPLSSELADAVVEQLGAASRGRFESAEMQLVEPLLRVQLDWSALPTETTLLAEVMKSREGWHLFLYPFAGRHVHLGLASLLAWRMGQRQPLTFSIAVNDYGFELLSATEVDWLQWLTPALFTRDDLLHDVLASLNAGELARRRFREIARIAGLVFSGYPGAQKSARQLQASSGLFFDVFRQYDPANLLLTQAEEEVLRQELEVERLEQTLSRLQQRQLDVHVVKRTTPLAFPLMVERFRESMTSEKLADRIRRMVADLDKAAGPGGYQPEADANIAVERETAPKRKPRATKDGTPRLKKRKP
- a CDS encoding ATP-dependent DNA ligase; the encoded protein is MKAFATLYSRLDATTSSNAKLAAMRDYFRDADPADAAWAVYFLAGGRPRQLVPTRVLRETAMQASGLPEWLFEESYQAVGDMAETISLLMPEAEHSSDDGLAVWMQDKLLPLRGLPPEELAERLPALWAELDRLSLMVCIKLITGAFRVGVSKLLVTRALASLVDLDPKRVAQRLVGYTDLSHRPSAEGYRALIADESEHEHAQRGGQPYPFFLAHPLQEPVEEFDTLLGAPDNWFIEWKWDGIRAQLVKRDGQIWVWSRGEELVSERFPELCELAGCLPDGTVIDGEILVWKHAPGEPATELFEQPNGDVAGDTERFGVQPFALLQQRIGRKNLTSKVLQDAPVAVLAYDLLEWQGDDWRQREHRERRQQLEKVVANCPNPRLMLSPLVTGHDWADLAQQREASRARGVEGMMIKARAAQYGVGRTKDVGVWWKWKIDPYSVDAVLIYAQRGHGRRASLYTDYTFAVWDGEPGDPERKLVPFAKAYSGLTDEEMRKVDAIVRKTTVEKFGPVRSVTPTLVFELGFEGIAASSRHKSGIAVRFPRMLRWRLDKPVDEADTLETLKELLG
- a CDS encoding ligase-associated DNA damage response exonuclease, with translation MDLVVARPEGLYCPPGDFYIDPWRPVDRAVITHAHGDHARWGMGHYLASRDSEGILRSRIAADMPLQTLAYGESIEHHGVRLSFHPAGHVLGSAQVRLEYKGEVWVASGDYKVEPDGTCAPFEPVRCHTFITESTFGLPIYKWPSQAEVFREINDWWRANAAAGRASVLFCYAFGKAQRILHGLDESIGTIVVHGAVEPLNKVYREGGIYLPPTVYAGDLKKGDPRLKQAIILAPPSAGGSTWMRRFGDYADAFASGWMMLRGTRRRRGVDRGFVLSDHADWPGLLWAIEQTGAERVMVTHGSVPVLVRYLREMRGLDAQAFETEYGEEDDATQEAE
- a CDS encoding DUF3087 domain-containing protein, encoding MVVFEIKPLNPEAYRQQTRRSTLVVVATFAVLAMGLATLAVALFGEPGADNLRWNIVGVVLGLLLTAALVRFVYWTKPWMASAAYGWKLKRSLMSVTNLMHHVTAGVEAGDPAAIKLLRFYHLGLTQMHQLDGNSASLGEVQRDIDRHRDLMEARGLDPDQRALDDAWLGSVRRFAALK